A window of Kribbella sp. NBC_00382 genomic DNA:
CGGTTGCCAGTCGGTCTCCACGTCGGCCCCGAACATGAACTTCTTGATCTGCTCCGGGTCGGTCAAAACGTTCCAGACCCGCTCGGGCGACGCATTGATCTCGGTCTCCGCTGTGGCCAGATAGTCGGCCATGGTGTCCAACTCCCATCTGTGTCTTCTGACAAGACCGTACGACGTCAGCGCCGTACGGTCTTGTAGAAAAGCGTCAGGGAAGGATCACGAGCTTGCCGCGGTTGTGGCCGGCCTCGCTGATCTCGTGCGCGGCGCGGGCCTCGTCGAGCGTGAAGGTCTTGGCGACGGCCAGCTTCAGTTTGCCGTCGGCGGCGAGCTGGACGTGCTCGGCCAGACCAGCCTCCTTCACCTCGTCGGCCACACCCCCGCTGGAGACGGCCACGCCGATCTCACCGGCGGCCATGTCGGCGATGGTGACGATCCGGTCGGTACCACCGCGCAGCTCGATCGACTCCTCCAGACCGCCCTTGCCGGCCGCGTCGAAGACGGCATCGACACCCTGCGGCGCGACCTCCTTGACCCGGTCGAGCAGGCCCTCGCCGTACGCGACGGGGATCGCGCCGAGCGAACGAAGGTACTCGTGGTTGGCCTCGGACGCCGTACCGATCACGGTCGCGCCGAGCGCGACGGCGAGCTGGACGCCGACCGAGCCGACCCCACCGGCGGCTCCGTGCAGGAGCAGCGTCTCGCCTTCCTTCAGGCCGAGCTCGTTCAGCACCCGGGCCGCGGTCTCACCGGCGACCGGGACGGCGACGGCCTCTTCCCACGAGAGGTTCGCGGGCTTCTTGGCGGCGGCACCGAGCAGCGCGCGCTCAGCGTACGAGCCGCTCTGGGACCAGCCGACAACCTCGTCGCCGACGGCGAAATCGGTCACACCCTCACCGATCTGGTCGACCACACCGGCCACCTCGATGCCCGGGACCGCCGGGAAGGTGGTCGGCATGAAGCTGTCGAACCAGCCGTACCGGATCTTGAAGTCCATCGGGTTCACACCGGCGGCCTTGACCGCGACCCGGACCTCGCCCCGGCCGGCCTGCGGCTCCTTGGCGTCCTTGACCTGCAGGACCTCGGGTCCACCGAACTCTTCGAAGACAACCGCTCGCATCGCACTGCTCCTTATTCGTTGAAGCGTCAACTGAACTGGTTTAGAGTTCAATCGACACGGCGACGCGGATATTCCCGATCAGGCTTCTGGGTCGGCCAGGCGGGGGAAGAGGGAGTCGCCCTTGACCAGGACGGAGCCGACCGGGAGCTGGGCCCAGGTGCCGGCGTCCTGGATTCGCTGGTCCTTGAGGGGGCCGAGTTTGGCTTCGGCGCCGAGGAGGGTCCAGAGCTTGGCGGCTGTCTTGGGCATCGTCGGGTTGTGCAGGACCGCGACAGCGCGGAGTACCTCGGCTGAGGTGTACAGGATGGTGGCCAGGCGAGCCTTCTGGGACTCGTCCTTCGCTACCTTCCACGGCTCCTGGTCGGAGACGTAGCCGTTGACGGCGCCGACCAGGTCGTTGATCGCGGCGAGGGCGTCGTGGAAGGCCAGGGAGTCGATCGCCTTGTCAGCTGCGGCGACGGTCTCGGCGAGCTTGTCGGCCAGGGCCTGCTCGGCGGAACCGTGGTCGGTGGGCTCGGGGAGTTCGCCGTCGAAGTACTTGTTGACCATCGCGGCGATCCGGCTGGCCAGGTTGCCCAGGCCGTTCGCGAGCTCGGAGGTGTAGACGGCGTTCAGGTGCTCCCAGGAGAAGGAGCCGTCGGAGCCGAACTGGATCGTGCGCAGGAAGTAGTACCGGAAGGCGTCCGAGCCGAAGTGGTCGGTGATCTCCTTCGGCGCGATCGCGGTCAGCTTCGACTTGCTCATCTTCTCGCCGCCGACCAGCAGCCAGCCATGCGCGAAGACCTGCTTCGGTACCGCGACGCCCGCGGCCATCAGCATGGCCGGCCAGATCACGGCGTGGAACCGGAGGATGTCCTTGCCGACCAGGTGCACGTCGACCGGCCACAGCTCCTCGAACCGCTCCGGGTCGGTGCCGTAGCCCGCCGCGGTGACGTAGTTGAGCAGCGCGTCGATCCACACGTAGAGGACGTGGTCCTCGTCCCACGGGACCGGGATGCCCCAGTCGAAGGTCGACCGGGTGATCGACAGGTCCTGCAGGCCCTGCTTCACGAACGAGATGACCTCGTTGCGGGCGCTCGACGGCGCGACGAAGTCCGGCTGCGACTCGTACAGCTCGATCAGCTTGTCGGCGTACGCCGAGAGCCGGAAGAAGTAGTTGGTCTCCGAGACCGTCTCCAGCTCGGTGCCGTGGATCATGCACCGCTGGGTGCCGTCCTCGTCGGTCCGGATGTCCGCGGGGAGCTTGAACTCCTCACAGCCCACGCAGTACAGGCCCTCGTACTCGCCCTTGTAGACGTCGCCCTTGTCGTACAGCGTCTGCCAGAAGTCCCGGACCCGCTCGGTGTGCCGCTTCTCGGTGGTCCGGATGAAGTCGTCGTAGTCGATGTCGACGTCGACCCAGGCCGGCTTCCAGGCCTCCTCGACCAGCTTGTCCGTCCACTCCTGCGGGGTCATGCCCTGCGCCTGAGCGCTGCGCATCACCTTCTCGCCGTGCTCGTCGGTACCGGTCAGGTACCACTTGCGCTCGCCGCGCTGGGCGTGCCAACGGGTCAGGACGTCCCCGGCCACCGTCGTGTAGGCGCTGCCGATGTGCGGCGGGGCCGTGACGTAGTAGATCGGGGTGGTGACGTAAAAGGCCTTCTCGGACATGGGTCAAGCGTAGTGCGCTGGACTAGGTGGCCTTACCAGGGTCTCGAGCGGCCAGTACGGCGTCGTAGACCGTCCTCTTCGGTACTCCGAACCGCTTGGCGACATCCGAGATGGCCTGCTTACGCGGTGTGCCCGCCTCCTCGTCGGCGGCGACCTCGGCGGCCAGCTCCTCCGGGCCGAGTTCCCGCGCGGACGGATCGGCACCGGCCACCACGATGGTGATCTCGCCGCGCACGCCGTCCACCGCCCACTCGGCCAGCTCGGCGGCCGTGCCACGCTTGACCTCTTCATAGGTCTTGGTGAGCTCGCGGCAGACCGCAGTACGGCGATCCTTGCCGAGCGCGTCGGCCAGATCCTGGAGGGAGGCGGCCAATCGGTGCGGCGCCTCGAAGAAGATCATCGTGCGCTGCTCCCGGGCAAGCTCGGTGAACCGCTTGGACCGCTCGGCCGACTTCCGCGGCAGGAATCCCTCGAAGGTGAACCGGTCCACCGGCAGCCCGCTCAACGCGAGCGCGGTCAACACCGCGGACGGGCCCGGTACTGCGGTGACGTCAACGCCGGCCTCGATCGCGGCAGCCACCAGCCGGTACCCCGGATCCGACACACTCGGCATCCCCGCGTCGGTCACCACCGCCACCGTCTGCCCCTCGAGCAGTACGGCGACCAGCTCATCGGTCCGCTGCCGCTCGTTCCCCTCGAAGAAGCTGACGACCCGCCCGCTGACGACGATCCCCAACTCACTCGTCAGCCGCTTCAACCGCCGGGTGTCCTCCGCGGCCACCACGTCCACTTCCCCTAACACCCGCCGCAACCGCGCAGACGCGTCCGAAAAGTCCCCAATAGGAGTCCCCACCAACACCAATCGCCCGGTCACACCCGCCATCATCGCAGCCGGGGAGGCGGTGGTACCGCATCCTCCGTACGATGGCCGACGTGACTGCCGTGATCGAGGACGAGTCTGAGGCTGAGGCCGACGCGCGCGAGACGCTGGGGCGGGACGTTCTGGGCAGACGGTTGCCGCCGCTCAAGGAGCGGCTTTACCCGCCGATGCCGAAGGACTTCGAGGGTGGCTGGATCGCGACGCTGGCGATCACCGCGCTGGCCGCGATCCTGCGGTTCTGGAACCTCGGCAACCCGGTGAAGTTCGTCTTCGACGAGACGTA
This region includes:
- the metG gene encoding methionine--tRNA ligase — encoded protein: MSEKAFYVTTPIYYVTAPPHIGSAYTTVAGDVLTRWHAQRGERKWYLTGTDEHGEKVMRSAQAQGMTPQEWTDKLVEEAWKPAWVDVDIDYDDFIRTTEKRHTERVRDFWQTLYDKGDVYKGEYEGLYCVGCEEFKLPADIRTDEDGTQRCMIHGTELETVSETNYFFRLSAYADKLIELYESQPDFVAPSSARNEVISFVKQGLQDLSITRSTFDWGIPVPWDEDHVLYVWIDALLNYVTAAGYGTDPERFEELWPVDVHLVGKDILRFHAVIWPAMLMAAGVAVPKQVFAHGWLLVGGEKMSKSKLTAIAPKEITDHFGSDAFRYYFLRTIQFGSDGSFSWEHLNAVYTSELANGLGNLASRIAAMVNKYFDGELPEPTDHGSAEQALADKLAETVAAADKAIDSLAFHDALAAINDLVGAVNGYVSDQEPWKVAKDESQKARLATILYTSAEVLRAVAVLHNPTMPKTAAKLWTLLGAEAKLGPLKDQRIQDAGTWAQLPVGSVLVKGDSLFPRLADPEA
- the rsmI gene encoding 16S rRNA (cytidine(1402)-2'-O)-methyltransferase, which gives rise to MMAGVTGRLVLVGTPIGDFSDASARLRRVLGEVDVVAAEDTRRLKRLTSELGIVVSGRVVSFFEGNERQRTDELVAVLLEGQTVAVVTDAGMPSVSDPGYRLVAAAIEAGVDVTAVPGPSAVLTALALSGLPVDRFTFEGFLPRKSAERSKRFTELAREQRTMIFFEAPHRLAASLQDLADALGKDRRTAVCRELTKTYEEVKRGTAAELAEWAVDGVRGEITIVVAGADPSARELGPEELAAEVAADEEAGTPRKQAISDVAKRFGVPKRTVYDAVLAARDPGKAT
- a CDS encoding NADP-dependent oxidoreductase, which codes for MRAVVFEEFGGPEVLQVKDAKEPQAGRGEVRVAVKAAGVNPMDFKIRYGWFDSFMPTTFPAVPGIEVAGVVDQIGEGVTDFAVGDEVVGWSQSGSYAERALLGAAAKKPANLSWEEAVAVPVAGETAARVLNELGLKEGETLLLHGAAGGVGSVGVQLAVALGATVIGTASEANHEYLRSLGAIPVAYGEGLLDRVKEVAPQGVDAVFDAAGKGGLEESIELRGGTDRIVTIADMAAGEIGVAVSSGGVADEVKEAGLAEHVQLAADGKLKLAVAKTFTLDEARAAHEISEAGHNRGKLVILP